From Acidovorax sp. FHTAMBA, one genomic window encodes:
- a CDS encoding cation diffusion facilitator family transporter encodes MSAPSPASHPWFSPRNLLWASVAVAVVTIALKTLAWVVTGSVGLLSDAMESFVNLASAMFALAMVTVAARPADDDHPYGHHKAEYFSSGFEGILIMGVSAGILWAAGHRLFDPQPIEQVGWGLGLSVLSSALNGLLAWVMFRSAREHRSIALEADARHLVTDVWTSAGVLVGIAGAALTGWLWLDAVAAIAVALNILKEGVELVWRSSQGLMDSAVEPEVQSTIDATLQQFVAAQAPGAVRFDHVSTRRAGQRQFVDMHLHMPADWTLRHAAELRGQVERALMTAVPGLRATIELLPTDVEAHFDDPRDDLKDAVK; translated from the coding sequence ATGTCTGCACCTTCTCCCGCATCCCACCCTTGGTTTTCACCCCGCAACCTACTGTGGGCCTCGGTGGCCGTGGCGGTGGTCACCATTGCGCTCAAGACGCTGGCCTGGGTGGTCACGGGCTCGGTGGGTCTGTTGTCTGACGCGATGGAGTCGTTTGTGAATCTGGCCAGCGCCATGTTTGCGCTGGCCATGGTGACGGTGGCGGCACGGCCAGCCGATGACGACCACCCCTACGGCCACCACAAGGCCGAATACTTTTCCTCGGGCTTTGAGGGCATCCTCATCATGGGCGTGTCGGCAGGCATCCTGTGGGCAGCCGGGCACCGCTTGTTTGACCCACAACCCATCGAGCAGGTGGGCTGGGGCCTGGGCCTGTCGGTGCTCAGCTCGGCCCTGAACGGGCTGCTGGCCTGGGTGATGTTCCGCTCGGCGCGCGAGCACCGCTCCATCGCGCTGGAGGCCGATGCCCGCCACTTGGTCACCGATGTGTGGACCTCGGCCGGTGTGCTGGTGGGCATTGCGGGCGCTGCCCTGACCGGGTGGTTGTGGCTGGATGCGGTAGCGGCCATTGCCGTGGCGCTGAACATCCTGAAAGAGGGCGTGGAGCTGGTGTGGCGGTCGTCCCAGGGCCTCATGGATTCGGCGGTGGAGCCCGAGGTGCAGTCCACCATTGACGCCACGCTGCAGCAGTTTGTGGCCGCTCAGGCGCCGGGCGCCGTGCGGTTCGACCATGTCTCCACCCGCCGCGCGGGCCAGCGCCAGTTTGTGGACATGCACCTGCACATGCCCGCCGACTGGACCCTGCGCCACGCCGCAGAGCTGCGCGGCCAGGTAGAGCGCGCGCTGATGACCGCCGTGCCGGGCCTGCGCGCCACCATCGAGCTGCTGCCCACCGATGTGGAGGCGCACTTTGACGACCCCCGTGACGATTTGAAGGATGCCGTGAAGTGA
- a CDS encoding MFS transporter has product MLRVTGPERHPAAPAPPSAALWFMYLCLLTAFSLSQAFRTVTSIIATGLQADFGISPDSLGAFAGLFGLSFGVTQLLMGIGMDLYGLRKTVLTAFPLAVLGAAVSAAAPSYGWLMLGQLLIGVGCSPAFLACTVFISRHFPAQRFAFFSGLGMGVGGLGLLFTGTPLAFMVQHGGWRMGFGVLAVLSLLSWLLIFWKVREPALPHASSGPRESWGQAAARFGTLFRVPHTWGILILGMTCYAAFLSLRGLWLGPLLMERHHFSLVESGNVALVLSMISVVVPVVYGRMDPGATHRRAWITRLSLLMGGLFVLLGLLQHAAASVALIFLMGLLSGYGVLQYADVRSSYPAETTGRALSLYTMSMFLGVALMQWFTGVVATWAQHGGHDPYQAVMVCIACMLAAASTAFRLLPRSPLLLPGAH; this is encoded by the coding sequence GTGCTGCGCGTGACCGGGCCCGAGCGCCACCCTGCCGCTCCTGCCCCGCCCTCCGCGGCGCTGTGGTTCATGTACCTGTGCCTGCTCACGGCATTTTCGCTGAGCCAGGCGTTCCGCACGGTAACCAGCATCATTGCCACCGGGCTACAGGCAGACTTCGGGATCTCGCCGGATTCGCTCGGCGCGTTTGCAGGGCTTTTCGGGCTGTCGTTTGGCGTCACGCAGTTGCTCATGGGCATTGGCATGGACCTGTACGGCCTGCGCAAAACGGTGCTGACAGCCTTCCCCCTGGCGGTGCTGGGCGCTGCGGTGTCGGCCGCTGCACCCAGCTACGGGTGGCTGATGCTGGGGCAGCTGCTGATCGGGGTGGGGTGCTCGCCGGCGTTTCTGGCCTGCACGGTGTTTATCTCGCGCCACTTTCCAGCGCAGCGCTTCGCATTTTTTTCGGGCCTCGGGATGGGCGTGGGTGGGCTGGGCCTGCTCTTCACCGGCACACCGCTGGCCTTCATGGTGCAGCACGGGGGGTGGCGCATGGGCTTTGGGGTGCTTGCGGTGCTTTCGCTGTTGTCGTGGCTGCTGATTTTCTGGAAGGTGCGCGAGCCCGCGCTGCCGCACGCTTCCTCAGGCCCGCGCGAATCGTGGGGCCAGGCGGCAGCCCGGTTTGGCACGCTGTTCAGGGTGCCGCACACCTGGGGCATCCTGATCCTGGGCATGACCTGCTATGCGGCGTTTCTGTCATTGCGCGGCCTGTGGCTGGGCCCGCTGCTGATGGAGCGCCATCACTTCTCGCTGGTGGAAAGCGGCAACGTGGCGCTGGTCTTGTCGATGATTTCGGTGGTGGTTCCGGTCGTCTACGGGCGCATGGACCCCGGGGCCACGCACCGGCGCGCCTGGATCACAAGGCTTTCATTGCTCATGGGTGGCCTCTTCGTGCTGCTGGGCCTGTTGCAGCACGCAGCGGCCAGTGTGGCGCTGATTTTCCTCATGGGGTTGCTCTCGGGTTACGGGGTGCTGCAGTACGCTGATGTGCGCTCGTCGTACCCCGCGGAGACGACGGGCCGCGCGCTGTCTCTGTACACGATGTCGATGTTTCTGGGGGTGGCCCTGATGCAGTGGTTCACCGGGGTGGTGGCCACATGGGCACAACATGGCGGGCATGACCCCTACCAGGCGGTGATGGTGTGCATTGCCTGCATGCTGGCCGCGGCCTCCACGGCTTTTCGCCTGTTGCCCCGCTCGCCCCTGCTGCTGCCTGGCGCGCACTGA
- a CDS encoding efflux RND transporter periplasmic adaptor subunit: protein MDFPVNKRRWALALGAAALVVAAAVGAMALRGPQVDALLVQSAPLVRTLQFSARVATLSRVEVGSTITGRVAQVRVAEGAQVRQGDVLVQLEPDELHAALAQAQASERQAQARLAGLRSSGRSAAQAARAQADATLQAASANLARVRQLVAQGFYSAAQLDEAQRAVEVARAQQVSAQAQVQANADAGTDVVQAQAQLALAQAAIVAAQARLAQTTLLAPADARVLVRDVEPGQIVQPGKALLSLALAGPTQLVAQVDERFLDQLLPGQKALVVADAFAGQRFAARVLTIAPAVDAQRGAIEVKFALEQQAPAFLREDMTLSVEVETARRERALVLPQAALRGAVVGDQATVLVLQEGRAQARPVRLGLRTLDAAEVLDGVAEGDTVLRGGAVQAGDRVRARTVVWTAGSAAAVSNAPGGDAGSALTNAMGR, encoded by the coding sequence TTGGATTTTCCTGTGAACAAGCGCCGCTGGGCCTTGGCGCTGGGCGCAGCAGCACTGGTGGTGGCTGCTGCAGTGGGTGCAATGGCGCTGCGGGGGCCGCAGGTCGATGCCCTGTTGGTGCAGTCGGCGCCGCTGGTGCGCACACTGCAGTTTTCGGCGCGCGTGGCCACGTTGTCGCGCGTCGAGGTGGGCAGCACCATCACCGGCCGCGTGGCCCAGGTGCGGGTAGCAGAAGGCGCACAGGTGCGACAGGGCGACGTGCTGGTGCAGCTCGAACCGGATGAGCTGCACGCTGCACTGGCGCAGGCGCAGGCTTCCGAGCGCCAGGCGCAGGCGCGCCTTGCGGGCCTGCGCAGCAGCGGCCGCAGCGCCGCCCAGGCAGCGCGCGCGCAGGCCGATGCCACCCTGCAGGCGGCGAGCGCCAACCTGGCGCGGGTGCGGCAGCTGGTGGCCCAGGGGTTCTACAGCGCCGCGCAGCTCGATGAGGCGCAGCGCGCCGTCGAGGTGGCCCGGGCGCAGCAGGTGAGCGCGCAGGCGCAGGTCCAGGCCAACGCCGATGCGGGCACCGATGTGGTCCAGGCGCAGGCGCAGCTGGCGCTGGCCCAGGCGGCGATCGTGGCGGCCCAGGCCCGCCTGGCACAGACTACGCTGTTAGCCCCGGCCGATGCCCGCGTGCTGGTGCGCGACGTTGAGCCCGGGCAGATCGTGCAGCCTGGCAAGGCCCTGCTCAGCCTGGCGCTGGCCGGGCCCACCCAGCTGGTGGCCCAGGTGGACGAACGTTTTCTGGACCAGTTGCTGCCGGGCCAGAAGGCCTTGGTGGTGGCCGATGCCTTTGCGGGCCAGCGTTTTGCCGCGCGCGTGCTCACCATTGCACCGGCGGTGGACGCCCAGCGCGGCGCCATCGAGGTGAAGTTTGCACTGGAGCAGCAGGCTCCCGCCTTCCTGCGCGAAGACATGACCTTGTCGGTCGAGGTGGAGACTGCGCGGCGCGAGCGTGCCCTGGTGCTGCCGCAGGCCGCGCTGCGGGGTGCGGTGGTGGGTGACCAGGCGACCGTGCTGGTGCTGCAGGAGGGGCGCGCACAGGCCCGCCCTGTGCGGCTGGGCCTGCGCACACTGGACGCAGCGGAGGTGCTCGACGGCGTGGCCGAGGGCGACACCGTGCTGCGCGGCGGCGCAGTGCAGGCGGGCGACCGCGTGCGAGCCCGCACGGTGGTCTGGACCGCAGGTTCGGCCGCCGCCGTTTCCAACGCCCCGGGGGGCGATGCGGGCTCCGCATTGACCAACGCCATGGGCCGTTGA
- the ruvA gene encoding Holliday junction branch migration protein RuvA, protein MIGKLTGTLLEKNPPEVLLDCHGVGYEVNVPMSTFYNLPAVGERVSLLTQFIVREDAQLLYGFATVPERQAFRELIKISGVGPRTALSILSGMGVSDLAQAISLQEAGRLVKVPGIGKKTAERLLLELKGKLGADMGAVRGAATSDAQADILQALLALGYNDKEAAAALKALPADVGVSEGIKMALKALAK, encoded by the coding sequence ATGATAGGCAAATTGACCGGCACCCTGCTGGAGAAGAACCCCCCCGAGGTGCTGCTGGACTGCCACGGCGTGGGCTACGAGGTGAACGTGCCCATGAGCACCTTCTACAACCTGCCCGCCGTGGGCGAGCGCGTGAGCCTGCTCACCCAGTTCATTGTGCGCGAGGACGCACAACTGCTGTACGGCTTTGCCACCGTGCCCGAGCGCCAGGCGTTTCGGGAGCTGATCAAGATCTCCGGCGTGGGGCCGCGCACGGCCTTGTCCATCCTGAGTGGCATGGGTGTGAGCGACCTGGCGCAGGCGATCTCGCTGCAGGAGGCGGGGCGCCTGGTGAAGGTGCCGGGCATCGGCAAGAAAACGGCCGAGCGGCTGCTGCTGGAGCTCAAGGGCAAGCTGGGCGCCGACATGGGCGCCGTGCGTGGCGCCGCCACCAGCGATGCGCAGGCCGACATCCTGCAGGCGCTGCTGGCCTTGGGATACAACGACAAGGAAGCCGCAGCGGCGCTCAAGGCGTTGCCGGCGGACGTGGGGGTGAGCGAGGGGATCAAGATGGCGTTGAAGGCGCTGGCGAAATAG
- the ruvB gene encoding Holliday junction branch migration DNA helicase RuvB, translated as MTIQTDDFTPAPAKRVISAAPASPQEEAIERALRPKLLQEYVGQAKAREQLEIFIGAARKRGEALDHVLLFGPPGLGKTTLSHIIAAELGVNLRQTSGPVLEKPKDLAALLTNLEKNDVLFIDEIHRLSPVVEEILYPALEDYQIDIMIGEGPAARSIKLDLQPFTLVGATTRAGMLTNPLRDRFGIVARLEFYTAEELARIVKRSAGLLNAPMDEEGGFEIARRSRGTPRIANRLLRRVRDYAEVKGDGRITKSIADKALAMLDVDPQGFDVMDRKLLEAVIHRFDGGPVGLDNIAASIGEEAGTIEDVIEPYLIQQGFLQRTPRGRIATLAAFRHLGVAPPKAAGGLFSD; from the coding sequence ATGACCATCCAGACCGACGACTTCACCCCCGCCCCCGCCAAGCGCGTCATCTCGGCCGCCCCCGCTTCGCCCCAGGAGGAGGCGATCGAGCGGGCCCTGCGCCCCAAGCTCCTGCAGGAGTACGTTGGCCAGGCCAAGGCGCGCGAGCAGCTGGAGATCTTCATCGGCGCGGCGAGGAAGCGGGGCGAGGCGCTGGACCATGTCCTGCTGTTCGGCCCGCCCGGCCTGGGAAAGACCACGCTCTCGCACATCATTGCGGCTGAGCTGGGGGTCAACCTGCGCCAGACCAGTGGCCCTGTGCTCGAAAAGCCCAAGGACCTGGCAGCGCTGCTGACCAATCTGGAGAAGAACGACGTTCTTTTCATCGACGAAATCCACCGCCTGTCGCCTGTGGTGGAGGAAATCCTCTACCCCGCGCTGGAGGACTACCAGATCGACATCATGATCGGCGAGGGGCCTGCGGCGCGCAGCATCAAGCTCGACCTGCAGCCCTTCACGCTGGTGGGCGCCACCACACGCGCGGGCATGCTCACCAACCCGCTGCGCGACCGCTTTGGCATCGTGGCGCGGCTGGAGTTCTACACGGCCGAGGAACTGGCGCGCATCGTCAAGCGCAGCGCTGGGCTGCTCAATGCTCCGATGGATGAAGAAGGCGGCTTTGAGATCGCCCGCCGCTCGCGCGGCACACCGCGCATTGCCAACCGGCTGCTGCGCCGCGTGCGCGACTACGCCGAGGTCAAGGGCGACGGCCGCATCACCAAATCGATTGCCGACAAGGCATTGGCCATGCTGGATGTAGACCCACAGGGCTTTGACGTGATGGACCGCAAGCTGCTGGAGGCGGTCATCCACCGCTTTGATGGCGGCCCAGTGGGGCTCGACAACATTGCGGCCAGCATTGGCGAAGAAGCTGGCACCATTGAAGACGTGATCGAGCCCTATCTCATCCAGCAGGGCTTCTTGCAGCGTACACCGCGCGGGCGCATTGCCACGCTGGCGGCCTTCCGCCACCTGGGGGTGGCGCCACCCAAGGCGGCGGGCGGGCTCTTCTCTGATTGA
- a CDS encoding trypsin-like peptidase domain-containing protein: MKSRLSECVVAVFAAVAAALLVGCGGGQEAGVTSSSPVLLVDGWVQPDTADQGVSNVKARSAVASPPEPARVSLGALADAKVAQAAGGVGPRQVGIARDVVATHAAEQTLQHMQWKAGSNGGLVAAISFTAEGAHGLRLGVVARQLPPGAVLRFYRQTDPGSVFQISGQDVLQSIQRNAQAAETGLDARTWWSPDLGADEVTLELEVPAGTRVGTLDFSVPRVSHIYENLAIPTEEEFSAKINESASCHLDASCQDAYANQRNAVARMIYTSGGSTYVCTGTLLNDNQSSGTPYFLTANHCISTQAEASSLQTDWFYRAPTCNSRTLSSATTKRFNGAALLYTTTATDITLLRLNDTPPAGVFFAGWDASVQSIGTPVVGLHHPRGDLLKMSIGDVNSYSSCAATSGTQFQCSGTTGNFYRVIWNQGTTEGGSSGSAIFKGGTHVIGTLYGGSASCSAITAPEFYGRFDIAYNDGLKNWLAAGTSAQARTAIYRFFNIQTGAHFFTSSAAERDYVIATYPQFQYENIAFYAYPQPTAGQSAVYRFFNLSNSAHFYTISQGESDFVRANYPVFKYEGPIWYAQTTAGNAAIPVYRFYKPDKGTHFYTVNAAERDYVIANYRDFNYEGVAYHAWTSR; the protein is encoded by the coding sequence ATGAAAAGCAGATTGTCGGAATGCGTGGTGGCGGTATTTGCAGCAGTGGCGGCGGCCCTGCTGGTGGGTTGCGGTGGTGGCCAGGAGGCGGGTGTGACGTCTTCGAGCCCGGTGCTGCTGGTGGATGGCTGGGTGCAGCCCGACACTGCGGACCAGGGGGTTTCGAATGTCAAGGCACGTAGCGCCGTGGCGTCGCCACCCGAACCTGCACGGGTGAGCCTGGGAGCGCTGGCAGATGCCAAGGTGGCTCAGGCCGCTGGGGGTGTCGGCCCGCGCCAGGTAGGTATCGCGCGCGATGTGGTGGCTACCCATGCGGCCGAGCAGACTCTGCAGCACATGCAGTGGAAGGCCGGTTCGAACGGCGGGCTGGTGGCGGCCATCAGCTTTACCGCAGAGGGAGCCCACGGCCTGCGTCTGGGGGTGGTGGCGCGGCAGTTACCTCCCGGCGCCGTGCTGCGTTTTTACCGCCAGACGGATCCGGGCTCCGTGTTCCAGATATCCGGGCAGGATGTTTTGCAGAGCATCCAGCGCAATGCGCAAGCCGCAGAGACCGGTCTGGATGCGCGCACCTGGTGGAGCCCCGATCTGGGTGCCGACGAAGTGACCCTGGAGCTTGAGGTGCCTGCGGGCACCCGGGTGGGTACGCTGGACTTTTCCGTGCCGCGCGTCTCGCACATCTACGAAAACCTGGCGATACCTACGGAGGAAGAGTTTTCCGCGAAGATCAACGAATCGGCGTCTTGCCACCTGGATGCCAGTTGCCAAGATGCTTATGCAAACCAGCGCAACGCCGTGGCCCGCATGATTTACACGTCGGGGGGCAGCACCTATGTGTGCACCGGCACCCTGCTCAATGACAACCAGTCCTCGGGAACACCTTATTTTCTGACAGCGAACCACTGCATTTCCACGCAGGCCGAGGCCTCTTCGCTGCAAACCGACTGGTTCTATCGGGCGCCAACCTGCAACTCGCGGACGTTGTCAAGCGCTACCACCAAGCGGTTCAATGGCGCTGCACTGCTCTACACCACCACCGCAACAGACATCACGCTGCTCCGGTTGAACGACACACCGCCAGCGGGCGTGTTCTTCGCAGGCTGGGATGCCAGCGTCCAGTCCATCGGCACACCCGTGGTGGGCTTGCACCACCCCAGGGGTGACCTTCTCAAGATGAGCATCGGCGACGTGAACAGCTATTCGTCGTGTGCTGCAACAAGCGGCACGCAGTTCCAGTGCAGCGGCACCACGGGCAACTTCTACCGCGTGATCTGGAACCAGGGCACGACCGAAGGCGGCAGCAGTGGGTCGGCGATCTTCAAGGGCGGCACGCACGTCATCGGTACTCTGTATGGAGGCAGCGCAAGCTGTTCTGCCATCACCGCGCCGGAGTTCTATGGACGCTTTGACATCGCGTACAACGATGGCCTCAAGAACTGGCTCGCAGCGGGAACCAGCGCGCAGGCGCGTACAGCGATCTACCGGTTTTTCAACATCCAGACGGGCGCCCATTTTTTCACGTCCAGCGCGGCTGAACGCGATTACGTCATCGCCACCTATCCGCAGTTCCAGTACGAGAACATAGCTTTCTATGCATACCCGCAGCCCACGGCCGGGCAGAGTGCTGTGTACCGCTTCTTCAACCTGTCCAACAGCGCACACTTTTATACGATCAGCCAGGGCGAGAGCGACTTTGTGCGGGCGAACTATCCGGTCTTCAAGTACGAAGGGCCCATCTGGTATGCGCAGACCACTGCGGGCAATGCCGCCATCCCCGTCTACCGTTTTTACAAGCCTGACAAAGGCACCCACTTTTACACGGTCAACGCCGCCGAGCGGGACTATGTGATCGCGAACTACAGGGACTTCAATTACGAAGGTGTGGCCTACCACGCCTGGACCAGCCGGTAG
- the dtd gene encoding D-aminoacyl-tRNA deacylase — protein MISVLQRVREARVDVDGQTVGAIGAGLLVLVCAERGDTEAEADKLLAKILKLRIFSDAAGKMNQSVQDIDGRGACGGLLLVSQFTLAADTTGGNRPSFTQAAAPDEGRRLYDYVVAQARKAHPDVATGQFAADMQVHLVNDGPVTIPLRVAPASPTLPA, from the coding sequence GTGATCAGCGTATTGCAACGTGTGCGCGAAGCGCGTGTGGATGTGGACGGGCAGACCGTGGGCGCCATCGGCGCGGGCCTGCTGGTGCTGGTGTGCGCCGAGCGTGGCGACACCGAGGCCGAGGCCGACAAGTTGCTGGCCAAGATCCTCAAGCTGCGCATTTTTTCGGACGCTGCGGGCAAGATGAACCAGAGCGTGCAGGACATCGATGGACGTGGAGCCTGCGGGGGCCTGCTGCTGGTCAGCCAGTTCACGCTGGCGGCAGACACCACCGGCGGCAACCGGCCCAGTTTTACCCAGGCGGCTGCGCCCGACGAGGGCCGGCGGCTGTATGACTATGTGGTGGCTCAGGCCCGCAAGGCGCATCCCGATGTCGCCACCGGGCAGTTTGCGGCCGACATGCAGGTGCATCTTGTCAACGACGGGCCGGTGACGATACCGCTGCGCGTGGCGCCTGCGTCTCCCACGTTGCCGGCATGA
- a CDS encoding sulfite exporter TauE/SafE family protein has protein sequence MTEIALLLVAAFMAGALNAVAGGGSFLTLPALVFTGVPPVVANATGTVALLPGYMAGAWGFREDTAPPPGLSMRLLVVLSLLGGAAGAALLLVTPDATFRRVVPWLLLAATALFAFGPQLRKMLAGGKPSTAKATVGILAVAAYGGYFNGGLGILLLALFGLLGQTNLNAMNGLKNWVSALLTAIAVAIYAAGGVVLWPQALMMMVAATAGGYGGARVARRIPAAWLRWGIVATGLVMAGLFFLRA, from the coding sequence ATGACCGAAATCGCCCTGCTGCTCGTGGCCGCCTTCATGGCCGGCGCCCTGAACGCCGTTGCCGGAGGCGGCAGCTTTCTGACCCTGCCTGCGCTCGTCTTCACCGGCGTGCCGCCTGTGGTGGCCAATGCCACGGGCACCGTGGCGCTGCTGCCGGGCTACATGGCGGGGGCCTGGGGCTTTCGGGAGGACACCGCCCCGCCGCCGGGCCTGTCGATGCGCTTGCTGGTGGTGCTGTCGCTGCTGGGCGGCGCGGCCGGTGCGGCTCTGCTGCTGGTCACGCCCGATGCCACCTTCCGCCGCGTGGTGCCCTGGCTGCTGCTGGCGGCCACGGCGCTGTTCGCCTTCGGGCCGCAGCTGCGCAAGATGCTCGCGGGTGGCAAGCCGTCCACGGCCAAGGCCACCGTGGGCATCCTGGCGGTGGCGGCCTACGGTGGTTACTTCAACGGCGGGCTGGGTATCTTGCTGCTGGCGTTGTTCGGCCTGCTGGGGCAGACGAACCTGAACGCCATGAATGGCCTGAAAAACTGGGTGTCTGCCCTGCTCACCGCCATTGCCGTGGCCATCTACGCCGCCGGTGGCGTGGTGCTGTGGCCGCAGGCGCTGATGATGATGGTGGCCGCCACGGCGGGCGGCTACGGGGGCGCGCGGGTGGCGCGGCGCATACCGGCTGCGTGGCTGCGCTGGGGCATCGTGGCCACGGGCCTGGTGATGGCGGGCCTGTTCTTCCTGCGGGCCTGA
- the ybeY gene encoding rRNA maturation RNase YbeY encodes MPLNQLALSLQFGSFDGVAAHRAVLPRHKVTRWIRHALATDAEITVRIVGAEEGQQLNREYRKKDYATNVLTFDYAQEPVVTADLVLCAPVIEREAREQNKSLEEHYAHMLVHGTLHAQGWDHETSEADAQEMEDYETAILQELGYADPYAR; translated from the coding sequence ATGCCTTTGAACCAACTCGCCCTGTCTCTGCAATTCGGCTCCTTTGACGGCGTGGCCGCCCACCGTGCCGTGCTGCCCCGCCACAAGGTCACGCGCTGGATTCGCCACGCGTTGGCCACGGATGCCGAAATCACCGTGCGCATCGTGGGTGCTGAAGAAGGCCAGCAGCTCAACCGCGAGTACCGCAAGAAGGACTACGCCACCAACGTGCTCACGTTCGACTACGCCCAGGAGCCGGTGGTGACCGCCGACCTGGTGCTGTGCGCCCCGGTGATCGAGCGTGAGGCCCGTGAGCAGAACAAGAGCCTGGAAGAGCACTACGCCCACATGCTGGTGCACGGCACGCTGCACGCACAGGGGTGGGACCACGAGACCAGCGAGGCGGATGCGCAGGAGATGGAAGACTACGAAACCGCCATCCTGCAAGAGCTGGGGTACGCAGACCCCTACGCCCGCTAG
- a CDS encoding PhoH family protein, with protein sequence MILRHTFTPHNNTRLTNLCGPADAHLRTIEVALQVSIAHRHEQFKIDGPKAKATQAMELLQALYEMAERPIGEDYIQLMLAGDSELLEAPDDAIILNTRRADLRGRTPTQNLYLQNIATHDITFGIGPAGTGKTYLAVASAVDALERSSVQRIVLTRPAVEAGERLGFLPGDLAQKVDPYLRPLYDALYELMGHDKVQKAFERNAIEIAPLAFMRGRTLNNAFVILDEAQNTTPEQMKMFLTRIGFGAKAVVTGDVSQIDLPKGNLSGLIDAERVLKRVKGISITHFTSADVVRHPLVARIVDAYDAPRRATAARVRE encoded by the coding sequence GTGATCCTGCGCCACACCTTCACCCCCCACAACAACACCCGGCTCACCAACCTGTGCGGCCCGGCCGATGCGCACCTGCGCACCATCGAGGTGGCCTTGCAGGTGAGCATTGCGCACCGGCATGAGCAGTTCAAGATTGACGGCCCCAAGGCCAAGGCCACACAGGCGATGGAGCTGCTGCAGGCCCTGTATGAAATGGCCGAGCGGCCGATTGGCGAGGATTACATCCAGCTGATGCTGGCGGGCGACAGCGAGCTGCTGGAGGCGCCAGACGACGCCATCATCCTCAACACCCGCCGTGCCGACCTGCGCGGGCGCACCCCCACGCAGAACCTGTACCTGCAGAACATTGCCACGCACGACATCACCTTCGGCATCGGCCCTGCCGGCACCGGCAAGACGTATCTCGCCGTGGCCAGTGCGGTGGACGCGCTGGAGCGCAGCAGCGTGCAGCGCATCGTGCTGACCCGCCCGGCGGTGGAGGCTGGCGAGCGCCTGGGCTTTTTGCCCGGTGACCTGGCGCAGAAGGTGGACCCGTATCTGCGCCCCCTGTACGACGCGCTGTACGAGCTGATGGGGCATGACAAGGTGCAAAAGGCCTTCGAGCGCAACGCCATCGAGATCGCGCCGCTGGCCTTCATGCGTGGGCGCACACTGAACAACGCGTTCGTCATCCTCGACGAGGCGCAGAACACCACCCCCGAGCAGATGAAGATGTTCCTCACCCGCATCGGCTTTGGCGCCAAGGCGGTGGTGACGGGTGACGTGAGCCAGATCGACCTGCCCAAGGGCAACCTGAGCGGCCTGATTGATGCCGAACGCGTGCTCAAGCGTGTGAAGGGCATCTCCATCACCCACTTCACCAGCGCCGACGTGGTGCGCCACCCGCTGGTGGCCCGCATCGTGGACGCCTATGACGCCCCCCGCCGTGCGACGGCAGCGCGTGTGCGCGAATAG